One part of the Halopenitus persicus genome encodes these proteins:
- a CDS encoding DegT/DnrJ/EryC1/StrS family aminotransferase produces MEQDDASRADHRGELPPWSRRASRNRRRWRRVPPAITPVRLADIAAGIAGQRAGTGRDEFRTEFTSFLDAESAASYTSYRRALCACLLELSSRTDDGRSEVYVPAFCSSDFADAIEGAGLTVSRYDVDPETMALDPASLEGLPTETALAVVVVNVLGYGSPMDRVTEYCRENDIYLVEALGYSIGSEYGSERLGTFGDCSVVNFQQGKPIPVGGGMVVSQDADLEFSDEGRPAVAPNLDTLTGYAVFGHPRPYFLYSRIADWFDRIDVSTARYSTHPESKFDVSYAPPFATISNFQGTVARRLFGRLETHRRRREHTAAVYATELADCPHVRHVRPVSGLSNHQHVRYPLLIDAPDLRDELREALSGVGVEAVALYDWPPIDDAAFPGAARLQRGIITLPTHPYVDEADRRLIVRTVRDVLR; encoded by the coding sequence ATGGAGCAGGACGACGCGTCACGGGCCGACCATCGCGGCGAGCTCCCGCCGTGGTCTCGACGAGCGAGCCGCAATCGACGACGGTGGCGACGGGTTCCCCCGGCCATCACGCCGGTCCGTCTCGCCGACATCGCGGCCGGAATCGCGGGGCAGCGTGCCGGGACCGGCCGTGACGAGTTTCGAACGGAGTTCACATCGTTCCTCGATGCGGAGAGCGCCGCAAGCTACACCTCGTATCGTCGCGCCCTCTGTGCGTGTCTCCTGGAGCTCTCGTCGCGAACGGACGACGGCCGGAGCGAGGTATACGTGCCGGCGTTTTGTAGCTCGGATTTCGCCGATGCCATCGAGGGCGCCGGACTGACCGTCTCGCGGTACGACGTGGACCCGGAGACGATGGCCCTCGATCCGGCGTCGTTGGAGGGACTGCCGACGGAGACCGCGCTCGCCGTGGTCGTCGTCAACGTGCTGGGATACGGCTCCCCGATGGATCGGGTCACGGAATACTGTCGCGAGAACGACATCTATCTGGTCGAGGCGCTGGGCTATTCGATAGGCTCCGAATACGGGTCCGAACGGCTCGGAACCTTCGGGGACTGTTCGGTGGTGAACTTCCAGCAGGGAAAGCCGATCCCCGTGGGCGGCGGGATGGTCGTTTCCCAGGACGCCGACCTCGAGTTCTCCGACGAGGGACGTCCCGCGGTGGCCCCGAACCTCGACACCCTGACCGGATACGCCGTCTTCGGTCATCCGCGGCCGTATTTCCTGTATTCGCGGATCGCCGACTGGTTCGATCGGATCGACGTGTCGACCGCTCGGTACAGCACCCACCCCGAATCCAAGTTCGACGTGTCCTACGCACCGCCGTTCGCGACCATCTCGAACTTTCAAGGGACGGTCGCACGGCGGCTATTCGGCCGGCTCGAGACGCACCGTCGCCGTCGAGAGCACACGGCCGCGGTGTACGCGACCGAGCTGGCCGACTGTCCGCACGTCCGACACGTGCGGCCGGTTTCGGGGCTTTCGAACCACCAACACGTCAGATATCCCCTTCTCATCGATGCTCCCGATCTGCGGGACGAGCTGCGGGAAGCGCTCTCCGGCGTGGGGGTCGAGGCCGTCGCGCTGTACGATTGGCCGCCGATCGACGACGCGGCGTTTCCCGGCGCGGCCCGACTCCAGCGCGGCATCATCACGTTGCCAACCCATCCGTACGTTGACGAAGCCGACCGGCGATTAATCGTTCGGACGGTTCGGGACGTATTAAGGTAA
- a CDS encoding Gfo/Idh/MocA family protein codes for MSESSARPTRLAAGVIGVGSMGQHHARVYNELPDSELIGVSDVDEERAAAVAANHGTRPMGRSELLDAADVVSVVVPTQHHYETVLQCIEHDVDVLVEKPFVDDVDQGRELAERAAEAGVTLQVGFIERFNPATRVLADIVPDLDVVAIDVDRLGPPVDRDGSDSVVMDLMVHDIDILLSLVKSDIESLSAAAHDEGHAAVQFRFEDGSIAALTASRLTQQKVRTLSVTAMSCRVNVDFISQTVEIHRHSIPEYIESDGDIRYRHESVVERPIVENGEPLKAELESFVTAAREGTEPLVTAEDALRVLEVATRIEDLALAPKAVVNSP; via the coding sequence ATGAGCGAGTCCAGCGCACGACCGACGCGGCTCGCCGCCGGCGTGATCGGCGTCGGGTCCATGGGTCAACATCACGCGAGAGTGTACAACGAGCTGCCCGACTCCGAACTCATTGGCGTCAGCGACGTTGACGAGGAACGGGCAGCGGCGGTCGCAGCGAACCACGGGACGCGACCGATGGGTCGGTCGGAGCTGCTGGACGCGGCCGACGTGGTTTCGGTGGTCGTCCCGACGCAACATCACTACGAGACGGTGCTGCAGTGCATCGAGCACGACGTCGACGTGCTCGTCGAGAAGCCGTTCGTCGACGACGTCGACCAGGGTCGAGAGCTCGCCGAGCGGGCCGCCGAGGCCGGCGTTACGCTTCAAGTCGGCTTCATCGAGCGGTTCAACCCCGCAACGCGGGTGCTCGCGGACATCGTCCCCGACCTCGACGTCGTCGCGATCGACGTCGACCGGCTCGGCCCGCCGGTGGACCGCGACGGCAGCGACAGCGTCGTGATGGACCTGATGGTTCACGACATCGACATCCTGCTGTCGCTCGTCAAAAGCGACATCGAGTCGCTGTCGGCGGCCGCCCACGACGAGGGCCACGCCGCGGTGCAGTTCCGGTTCGAGGACGGGAGCATCGCCGCGTTGACGGCCAGCCGACTGACCCAGCAGAAGGTCCGAACGCTCTCGGTCACCGCGATGTCCTGTCGCGTGAACGTCGACTTCATCAGTCAGACCGTCGAGATCCACCGTCATTCGATCCCCGAGTACATCGAGTCCGACGGGGACATCCGCTACCGTCACGAGAGCGTGGTCGAACGGCCGATCGTCGAGAACGGCGAACCGCTCAAGGCCGAGCTCGAATCGTTCGTGACTGCCGCCCGCGAGGGAACCGAACCCCTGGTCACCGCCGAGGACGCGCTCCGCGTTCTCGAGGTCGCCACCCGGATCGAGGACCTGGCGCTGGCGCCGAAAGCGGTGGTGAACTCGCCGTGA
- a CDS encoding nucleotide sugar dehydrogenase has product MSRSTGERVRPYGSSADETAQRAAFTDGNVPVAVYGLGKMGLPLAAVYAAVSGNTTGVDVDETVVRTINDGECHIKREPGLSELVSEMVDAGAFRATSNAEAAAAEAAVHVLMVPTLLTDDREPDLSMLLSAVRDVGAGLSAGDLVIVESTVPPRTTVDRVLPLLAETSGLDPGTFGVAACPERTVSGEALADIRGTHPKVVGGVDDDSTRAAALIYDEISDNEVIETVDSTAAEAVKVFEGVYRDVNIALANQLATYARSMDVDVNEAIDVANTQPFCDLHTPGPGVGGHCIPVYPYFLTGAFDVDGSLLTTAREVNDGMPEYTVSMVRHVLDVHGVDRPDPHVLLVGMTYKANIEELRNAPAVPIARSLSEGGATVLGIDPLLDDWSELDDVERVTLPEVYGRDVDAVVVVTPHDEFADLEWDAFDAPILDGRRAIDADAVDGPVYSIGGRWP; this is encoded by the coding sequence GTGAGCCGGTCGACCGGCGAGCGCGTGAGACCGTACGGCTCCTCGGCGGACGAGACGGCCCAGCGAGCCGCGTTCACGGACGGGAACGTTCCGGTTGCCGTCTACGGGCTCGGGAAGATGGGGCTCCCTTTGGCGGCGGTGTATGCAGCCGTCTCCGGCAACACGACCGGGGTGGACGTCGATGAAACCGTCGTTCGCACGATCAACGACGGGGAGTGTCACATCAAGCGCGAGCCCGGTCTCTCGGAACTCGTCTCCGAGATGGTCGATGCCGGCGCGTTTCGGGCGACGTCGAACGCAGAAGCGGCCGCCGCGGAAGCCGCCGTTCACGTGCTCATGGTTCCGACGCTGCTTACCGACGACCGGGAGCCGGACCTCTCGATGCTCCTGTCCGCGGTCCGAGACGTGGGCGCCGGTCTCTCCGCCGGCGATCTCGTGATCGTCGAATCGACCGTCCCGCCACGAACCACGGTCGATCGCGTGCTGCCGCTGTTGGCCGAGACGAGCGGCCTCGATCCCGGGACGTTCGGCGTGGCCGCCTGTCCGGAACGGACCGTCAGCGGGGAGGCGCTCGCCGACATCCGCGGGACGCATCCGAAGGTCGTCGGCGGCGTCGACGACGACAGCACGCGCGCCGCGGCCCTGATATACGACGAGATCAGCGACAACGAGGTCATCGAAACCGTCGATTCGACGGCGGCGGAGGCGGTCAAGGTCTTCGAGGGCGTCTACCGGGACGTCAACATCGCGCTCGCAAACCAGCTCGCGACGTACGCCCGGTCGATGGACGTCGACGTGAACGAGGCCATCGACGTCGCCAACACCCAGCCGTTCTGTGATCTCCACACGCCCGGTCCCGGCGTTGGCGGCCACTGCATTCCGGTGTATCCGTACTTCCTCACCGGGGCGTTCGACGTCGACGGATCGCTGCTCACGACCGCTCGCGAGGTCAACGACGGGATGCCCGAGTATACGGTTTCGATGGTTCGACACGTCCTCGACGTTCACGGCGTCGACCGACCCGACCCGCACGTCCTGCTGGTCGGGATGACCTACAAGGCGAACATCGAGGAGCTTCGGAACGCCCCGGCGGTACCCATCGCGCGATCCCTCTCGGAGGGTGGCGCGACGGTGCTCGGGATCGACCCGCTGCTGGACGACTGGAGCGAGCTCGACGACGTCGAACGCGTCACGTTGCCGGAGGTGTATGGCCGTGACGTCGACGCCGTCGTCGTGGTGACGCCGCACGACGAGTTCGCCGACCTCGAGTGGGACGCCTTCGACGCGCCGATCCTCGACGGACGCCGGGCGATCGATGCGGACGCGGTCGATGGGCCGGTGTACTCGATCGGCGGGAGGTGGCCGTAG
- a CDS encoding sulfatase — translation MSTASPNIVLVSIDSLRADHCGFLGDDRGLTPTMDALAEEGVAYEHAVAPGPQTFSSMPAVFTGRPRTPTTLERYPQDSHWERRLAAIDEHLGRYALLSERLRERGYDTAGVTPNPWTSTASGFDRGFDRFLDCSGAEPGSWPRTIAEHVPGIDTDARPVELVLNMLSGSEFFAQWEALYGDIQRTRERLSEPYFLWVFILDTHFPFLPGRAHRREQSLLGAYYSAYRSSDPMRGNGGSMSDRVRRSVERSYRDTVRASDAFIDRLQSDLVADDPVLMVHADHGESFGDHGEYGHHHRRVYQENVHVPYFVHNAGVSGDVDAPTSLTTIYDTALRIARDGTFDPTPDATPYAIATSESGTNRSVSGRRYKLVEHGDDRFLFDLDRDPDELTDLSHIYPDRCRELRRQLDRFERQLSVTNRLHRATKTLASRGNV, via the coding sequence ATGAGCACGGCCAGTCCGAACATCGTCCTGGTTTCGATCGACAGTCTTCGCGCGGACCACTGTGGGTTTCTCGGCGACGATCGTGGACTCACCCCGACGATGGACGCCCTCGCGGAGGAGGGGGTCGCGTACGAGCACGCCGTGGCCCCCGGGCCGCAGACGTTCTCGTCGATGCCGGCGGTGTTCACCGGACGACCCCGGACGCCGACCACGCTCGAACGCTATCCCCAGGATAGCCACTGGGAGCGGCGACTGGCCGCCATCGACGAACATCTCGGTCGATACGCCCTGCTGTCGGAACGGCTGCGGGAACGGGGATACGACACGGCCGGAGTCACGCCCAATCCGTGGACGTCAACGGCGTCCGGCTTCGATCGTGGCTTCGACCGGTTCCTCGACTGCTCCGGGGCGGAGCCCGGGAGCTGGCCCCGAACCATCGCCGAGCACGTCCCGGGCATCGATACCGACGCACGGCCGGTGGAGCTGGTGTTGAACATGCTGTCCGGAAGCGAGTTTTTCGCCCAGTGGGAGGCCCTCTACGGGGACATCCAGCGGACCCGCGAGCGGCTCTCCGAGCCGTACTTCCTCTGGGTGTTCATCCTCGACACCCACTTTCCGTTCCTCCCCGGCCGCGCTCACAGACGGGAACAGTCCCTGCTGGGGGCGTATTACAGCGCGTATCGGTCCTCCGATCCGATGCGCGGAAACGGCGGCAGTATGTCGGACCGCGTCCGGAGATCGGTCGAGCGAAGCTACCGCGATACGGTTCGCGCGAGCGATGCGTTCATCGACCGGCTGCAGTCGGATCTCGTCGCCGACGATCCGGTGTTGATGGTCCACGCCGACCACGGGGAGTCCTTCGGCGATCACGGCGAGTACGGCCACCACCACAGACGGGTGTATCAGGAGAACGTCCACGTTCCGTACTTCGTCCACAACGCCGGGGTGAGCGGGGACGTCGACGCGCCGACGTCGCTGACGACGATCTACGACACCGCGTTGCGCATTGCCCGCGACGGGACCTTCGATCCCACGCCCGACGCCACCCCATACGCGATCGCCACGAGCGAGAGCGGTACCAATCGGTCCGTCAGCGGCCGCCGGTACAAGCTCGTCGAGCACGGCGACGACCGGTTCCTCTTCGATCTCGATCGGGATCCCGACGAGCTGACTGACCTCTCCCACATCTACCCGGATCGATGTCGGGAACTCCGGCGACAACTGGACCGGTTCGAGCGGCAGCTTTCGGTAACGAATCGGCTCCACCGTGCCACGAAGACGCTCGCGTCCCGCGGAAACGTCTAG
- a CDS encoding DUF1616 domain-containing protein translates to MSGYGSTGDDWALDLAIVSVLAVVTAGILLAPWRLTAVAWIVGVPFLLFLPGYAVVSALFPEQSAERRPRYVHAPVSTAPDWTVRIALSFGLSAVVVSVVGVALSRVATIRLVPVVVTIAAVTLVAVAIAAVRRLQLSPGRRANPVSGRTFRVGTSRQTGAFVLALVLLLGTVAAVGVVQPEGEAYTESYLLTEGENGDLVAEGYPTTFVAGEGHPLYVALENHEHESMSYEVVVLAQAVDSGGSVTSQRQVDRFSVDLDHTDRAVVERTIAPTTPGEGVRLRFLVYKGAAPSDVDAANAADADQTLQIWIDVVEGADA, encoded by the coding sequence ATGAGCGGATACGGGTCCACCGGGGACGACTGGGCGCTCGATCTCGCGATCGTGAGCGTGCTGGCCGTGGTCACCGCCGGCATCCTGCTTGCCCCGTGGCGATTGACCGCGGTGGCGTGGATCGTCGGCGTTCCGTTCCTGCTGTTCCTGCCCGGATACGCCGTCGTCTCCGCGCTGTTCCCCGAGCAGTCCGCGGAGAGACGACCCAGGTACGTTCACGCGCCCGTCTCGACGGCCCCCGACTGGACCGTGCGGATCGCCCTCTCGTTCGGGCTCAGTGCCGTCGTCGTCTCCGTCGTCGGCGTGGCGTTGAGCCGGGTCGCGACCATCCGTCTCGTTCCCGTCGTCGTGACCATCGCCGCCGTCACGCTCGTGGCCGTCGCGATCGCGGCGGTTCGCCGTCTCCAACTGTCGCCGGGGCGCCGCGCCAACCCGGTCTCCGGACGGACGTTCCGGGTCGGGACGTCGCGACAGACGGGCGCCTTCGTGCTCGCGCTCGTCCTGCTTCTCGGGACCGTCGCCGCCGTCGGCGTGGTGCAGCCGGAGGGGGAGGCCTACACCGAATCGTATCTGCTCACCGAGGGCGAGAACGGCGATCTCGTCGCCGAGGGCTATCCGACGACGTTCGTCGCCGGCGAGGGCCACCCGCTGTACGTCGCCCTCGAGAACCACGAACACGAATCCATGTCCTACGAGGTCGTGGTTCTCGCTCAGGCGGTCGATTCGGGCGGGTCGGTCACCTCCCAACGGCAGGTCGATCGCTTCTCGGTCGACCTGGATCACACGGACCGGGCCGTCGTGGAACGCACCATCGCTCCCACGACGCCGGGCGAGGGAGTTCGGTTACGGTTCCTCGTCTACAAGGGCGCCGCCCCGAGCGACGTCGACGCCGCCAATGCTGCCGACGCCGACCAGACGCTCCAGATCTGGATCGACGTCGTGGAGGGGGCGGACGCGTGA